The segment GACGTCCAGCACCATGCAGAGGCGCTGCAGCTGGTTGGTGAGCAGCTGGTAGCCGGGTTTGGGCCCCCACAGCTCCTTGTAGCACACGTTGACCTCGCTCTCCATCGCCTGGCAGAGGCACAGAGAGCAGCACGGCCTGAGTTCGGTTTgctgctcctcccagccccccacctgcccccgTGGCTCCCTCGCTAAGGGCACAGAACCGCGGGGAACACCCCCAGAGGCCAGCAGGTCTCCAGCTTCCTCCCCCACCGCCCCTGCTTACCCGAATGTTGTCGTCGTTGTTGCCGGTTCGCTCTCCTTTCCAGTTCAGGCAGAGGCTGAAGATGGGCGGCAGCGCGGAGTAGCCGGGGTTCAGGACCACGGCGGCCTGGAGCTTGGCTgagcggggcagggcagggcacaaACATCACCCACAGACCACGGGGGCGACCCGGGCAGCAAATAATTAGGCATTACTGGGGGAAGGAAATGCCTACCTGTGCCCCTTTCTATCAGCGCCATGTAATAGAGGTGCGTGTCTTCGGCCAAGCCGGCCTCCAGCACGTCCTTAGTGTAGGGCAGCTCCTGCGGGGGGAGGCAAGAGGAGGAGTGAGCGGCTGCTGgcgcaggagctggaggggacgCGGCCTCCACGCGGCGCCTACCGCGTAATCCTCGAAGGGGATGGCAGTCCACTTCACCAGGCGCGAGACGATCTTGGTGGGGAAGAGATGCTGGCACTCGCTGGAGACCGGCACCACGCCGTGCTCTGCAAGCAAGGACCAGGCTGAGCGGGGCAGGGGACGAGAGCTCTCTGCGGGTGGCGGCAGGACCGGGGCCCGGGGACATCCCCTGAACTTCTGACACCTTCGCCAGGCGCCCAGAGAGCGGCGGCAGCCTCGGCtgccatcctgctgctgctcacagcctCGGCGGCGCGTGCCCAGCCTGCTCGAGGGGCACTCGGCACGCCTGGGAATGCGGCTCTCCTACCGCCACGGCCTGAAGCTGCTCCGGCGCCGGTCCCAAAGGCCATCGAGAGGGGACAGAGCCGCCCTGTCCCAccccagcagggcccccccgAGCACAGAGGGGCGGTGGCAGCGCAGAGCTGTAGCACCAGGCACCGTCCCCAGGCAGGGGCCGTGGGGCCAGGCACTCACCGAGAGAGGCGAACTGCTTGTGGAGAGCCAGGCGGGACTGCAGCCTCGTCCGCAGCAGCTTCACCGTCAGCTCCATGTGGCTGGCGCTCAGCGAGTTGTCCGCGGTCACCGTGTGCTGGGGGACCAGGGGACGTCACCGCCTTGCCTGggacagcagcccccagccagggctgctccgcggctggggctgctgccagccggAGCCCCGGGCCCTCagggggacgggacgggacgggacaggACACAACCGCCCCCAAAGCCTCCCCAGAGCCCCGCCAGCCCAGCTCGGCATCCTGCcagagaggggagggaaggggcgaGACGTGCCTGAGGCTGATCCTTGGGGAAGTGCAGGCCGCCCAGCTTCTGCACCCACACGTAGGGGTGCCCCAGCTCCGACACGTAATCGCTCAAGGTCAGGATGCTGCgggaaggaggaggcagggtCAGGCCACCCCGGAGAGCTCCCTCCCCCGCGGGGAGCGGgctcctccttcctccagcGCGAGCCCGCGGCAGGGCAGCGGCCGCACGCAGCCCGCTCACCCCACTTTGTCGAACTGGAACTGGTTGGCGGGGTTGGGGGTCTTCTTCCCGTGGTCCCCCGGGTACAGGCAGCTCAGGAGGGAGTCCGGGGAGAGCAGGTCGCTGGCGGGAGGGAAGAGGCGGATCATGCAGCAGCACGGCCCCACGCCCCTCCGGGGCCCCCACTAACGGGCTGTGAGCGCAGAGAGTGGGGGCAACGAGCCCCACGGGCTGGGTTTTGAGACCACAGCGGCTTTCCTCTAGTTCCACTCCAGAATCCCCCAGGGAGATCTCCCTGGCTGTACAGGAGCTAAAAATCCCTGGGGTtcccagggagctgctccaAGGCACCCCGGTGCGTTAACTCTGAAGCCTACTGATGACCACCTGCACGGGAACCCTGCGGGGagcccaggctggggggggggctcggccagGGGCGTCCCTGCCACCGCCAGCCTCCCCTAAGCAAGGGACCCCGAGGGACCCTGCCTTCGGGGGCCTCACCCAGGGCTAGGGGGGCGCCGAGACAAGATTTGTCTCGGCAGGAAGGACGGACACCTGCCTGTCACGGAGGGGTTTGGGCTCCTACAGGGAAAAGCGAACCCAGGAGGACTGGGAGGCCTCGCGGGGACAGCCTGGGAGGCAGCACCTGCTCCCGGGGGTCCCAGGGCAGCCTCTCCGGCCTCCCTCAGACACCTCCTCCTGGCCTGGGAGAGCGCTCAGCTGATCTGAGCTCCCTGGGTGGGCTCCCATAGCTGCCatttcagccactcctcacacaAATCAGGCTGAAGCAGTCCCCGGGGAGCCCGCTGAGAGGCAGCTGCACCTCTGGTGCTCAGGACAAGGTGACCCGCAGAGCAGGCAGGCggagggagccgccaggcaaaggctgcaggagggaggagagcgGTTTGGCCGCAGGACGGTGGCCGCACGTGGACGAAGAGAGGTTCCCCACAGGCACTGCTCTCCTAAGTGGTTCCCAACCTGCCCTGCCCCTGGTTCGGTCGTGGGGATGtagcagggggagggaggggaggagggagggatgcAGGATACTGCCTGGATCTGCGGCAGCCTGGCACGGCTCCCACAGCAGCCCTGGAGCTAACGGGGAGGACACGGCAGGGGCAGCGAGGCGGAAGCACTCCGCACGTGCAGAGGGGCGGCCGTGCTCTTGGGGGCCTCCCTCACCCACTAATGAACAAACCAGGACAGCACTCGGGCACTGCGGCTCCGCACAAAGGCCTCTGCGATGCCCCCGGTAAGGCAGGTGAGGGACTGAGGATAAAAACTCACCCACGGGCCCACGTCACCCGCGGGGGAGCCGAGGAACGCTCACTGGGCGTTGCAGGGCTCTTACAGCCCACGGCTCAGCTGAGGGACGTTGCCAGCACGTGCCAGCCCTCGCGCCGCGTCACCCCGCTGCTGGGACACCTGGGCAGGGCGCTCGCGACAACCTCTGGGCTCAGCACCCACGGGGCAACGCTCACCCGGCGCTGACGGCGGTCGTCATCTCGACGGCAGTGGTCACCTTGGTCTTCACCGTCATGACGTTGAGGTTCATCAGGTAGTAGAAGGTCAGGTGGAGCACGTTCTCGTCTGCGCCAACAAAGGAGGGGCAACAGCGCGTTGTGCTCCGGCTCGGAGCGCCCACGACTCGTGGGcaaggggagggcagggagagctgccagAGCTGCCCAGCGCCTCTGCTCGGCCCCCGCCGCAGGGCCACGCTCATCCCTGGGGAgtggggctgagggcagggacagggcccccccccggcgctgccccgctCTGCCCTCGTTGCCACAAAggccccctgacccccccgccACCCACCTCCGCGCCGagggccgcccgcccccgcccaCCTTTACACTTGAGGTCGACGGTGACGGACAGCGGGTGCCGCTTGAGCATCTCCTTGCGCTTGTCGTCCAGCTGCACGCCCAGCGTGGGCCGGCGCCGCTTCTGGGGAGGGGCACGGAGCTGTGGGCCCCGTCCCACTGCCCCTCGGGCCCCTGctgccctctccttccctccccacctccccagccccgagGTCCTTCCCTGCCCGGCCCCCTTTCCGCACCcaggcggggccgggagccgccccgagcagccccagTGCCGTTCCGGGCAGGCGGCGAGGCCCAGGGGCCGTTTATACGAAGCGGGGCAGCTCCAGCGGGAGAGCTGCAGGGCGcacactgccctgcatccccagacGGGATGCGAGTACGGAAGGGTGCGAGCGCGGCAggtttgcccccccccccccaccatgcTGTGCTCGGGGCAGACACTGGGAcgcagcctccccctgccccgagGAGCACCCGGGGGTGCCCAGCTGCTCCGGCAAGgccagctctcccctcccctgggACCGGCCGGATTTAAGGCCGGCACGCTTCCCCGCACGCTGCCagcgcccggggccgggcccccagCCGCTCCCAGGCCAGCAGGCGCACGGGGCCCATCCCCGAGACACGGCGCTGGGAGAGGGCACGGCGCCGCCCCTTACCGTGGTCTGCTCCTCCTCCACGTCGGAGTCGCTCTCATCATCTgcccgaggagaggagagggagtgaaCGCCGCGGCGAGGGGCTTTTCCCACGCCCAGCTCCTCAAGCTGACAccgcagctccccccagacGTCGGCATCCCCCCTCGCGAGCAGAACGGGCGCAATGCCCTGCTCGGGAACGTTCCCCCGGCACCAGAAGTCACTCCGGCGGACGAGGGACCACGGAGCCCTCTCAGGAAAGGCTTGGGCACAAGGGCGATGGGCTGCCGGGATCTCCATGCAGCGCCCCCAGGCCAGCCCCCCGCCCAGAACACGCCCGCTCCTCCCCCCACGccgctggctgcagcagcagctccccgctcACCCTGCGAGTCCTCGGGCGGCTTGTACAGGGCTTTGGCTTCCTCCACGCTGCCTTCGATGGCCACGACGAGCTTCTTGTCTACACAGGGACACGCAAACCGAGTCAGGAACCCAATTCCGTGTGGGAAAATCAGTCAGCAAAAGCCTTGGTGCGGGGTGGTAAGGTGGGGGCGTGGGTGACTGCGGAAGCACGCCCCCGTGCAGCATTTACTAAGCCCAAAGGAAATCCCGGCTGCAGCGCTGCCCCAAAAAacctcctgccccacggctgcaCGAGGCAGAGCCCCACGAAGCTCAAATGAGGGGTcagcaggaagaggagggtgTGCAGAGGGTTCTGCGGGGCCGCCACGGGGCCGGATCTCCCGGCAGGATGGGGTCAGAGGAGGCACAGCGCTGGGGTTGGAGGGACCGTCGCTGGAAGCCGTAAACACCAAGTCTGTCAAGAaccaggaggggctgggggctggatAGCACGAAGAGGGAGCAACGAGCTGCCGAGGCGCTCATTTTTAGGGGCGTTTTGGGTAAAGCACCCCCTTCCTGCTGAGCAGCAACCCAGGAGACGCAgccggcgcggggcggccctgagccctgctgggAAATCCTGGCTCCGGGAGAGCTCGGCGAGCGCCACGACAGGCCTCCCCGCGCAGAGCTGGCCGAGGGAGGGGGGATGATTTCAGGTGaactgcagaaggcagcaccggcaccgggcgggCTCGCAGGCCGCCGTTATCCCCGCCGACCTCGGTGCGGTGCCGAGGACGGGGGgcggaggcaggcaggcagctcccccagcagcccttcTGGCCAGCGGAGCCGAGCTCCGACGAGGTTTCAGACGCTGCTGCCTCAGGGCGCTGCCTCCGGGCTGAGCAGAAGGCGCCGGGACGGCCGCAGCGCCCCACGCCTCCCCGGGGCGGCGCTTCCTGCGGGCACCACCGAAACCCGGCCCGCGAGGCGCCGCCGGTGCTCACCGCAGGCCTGCCCGTAGGCGCTGGCTTGGACGAAGAGAACGTAGAGGGGCGGCGGCAGGTGTCGGGCCGTCTCGTACTGCTTGTGCGCCTGGTCGAAGGGCATGAAGAGGTACTCCTGGACGGGCAGGGAGGCCTGCGGGGACAAGGGGACGGGCTCCGGGACCGGAAGGGAACGGGCGCCCTTCTCAGCGCCTCCCTCGCCCCCCGGCACGTGGGAGAGCGGAAAGCGGCTGAGCAGCTGCGGCGTTAAACGCGAGGGGCAGCCACGGCGAGCCCCCGGAGGGGGCGGCAGCTCGCCCTCCCTGGAAAACTTCTGGACGCGAAAATAACccagttcctcctcctgctccctcctcccaaGGCAGCCACAAGGGGCTGGAACTGCGCATGGCTCTCCGGGGGGAGGCCCGCTCAACGAACCCTCGGCCGCAGCGCCGCAGGAGCTGCCGCAGAAACAAGGAGGCCCCGGAGAAGCCggcggggcagggagcagctcggACACGCGCGCTCGCTCAGCCGGGACCCGACACCCCCTGGCGCCACGCTGGGCGGGAGGGGACCGCGCCAGCAGCGCTCCCGGGGCCGTGCAGCGCTTCCCCTTCCCCGCGGGGCTCAGGGAGTACCTGCATGATGCTGTTGAGGCgaggctgcaggctgctcaggTACTCCTTCTTCACCTCGATCTCCTTCAGGATCTTCTCCTTGATGGTCAGGCACTCCTTGTACCTCTCTGCCAGCCTGCGGGGGGGGAATTCGGTTAGCATTACGCAGCGCGGCGCTGTGGCCGGCccggggcagcagccccaggtgccCTGAGCTGACCCGAGGCCCCGCAGGGTCCGGGAGAGCCGGCGCAGGGGCACGCAGAGAGCTCTCGAGGGCAAGCGGAGGCAGCCGGGAACTCGGAgcaagcagggagaggaggtggaagcTGAGCCTCGTGCTATGTCAGTCAGGGCAGCGACCACAACTTccctcagcagtgctgctcccGCGCCAGCTCCGCTGCCGGGACCCAAACGGGTTCATCCTGACCCCGAGGAGGCTTCTCCACTCGGCGCCACGCCGGCAGATCCCAAGGTCAGCCCCTGTGAGTCGGCTCAGCAGGGCAGCGCTCACGCAGTTCTCCCCGCCCGGCTGGAAGGCCGAGGGAAGCGGAAGCTGGCCGTGACTCCGGTGCCTCCAGCCACGAGGCACCCTCCAGAACGAAGCCCAGGGGACACGCAGCACGCCGCGCGACGGCAGGGCTACAGATGCCACCGCGACCGCCGCGGAGAGACACCAACAGGCTGCTCCTCGAGCAGCCCTGCAGCGGCTGAGGAACCCAGGGGGCCGGACCCTGCCTTAGGGCAGCAGGACCCTAGGACCGAGCCCCCTAAACCCGCTCCTTGCCCAGCAAACACAGCAGCGATCGCTTCCTCCCACGCGTCCCGTCCTGCAGAGCGGGGTTCCGCAACACAGCGCCTCGTCGCCCGTCCCAAAATGTCACCACCCCACTGGGCGGCCTCCGGGCAGACACGTGCCAAAAGCGGCAAGCTCCaaaatccattttctcttctccacgCCCCGGAGCCAGCGCTGACGGGCACGGCGGGTTCCTCAGGACGGCCGAGGACGCCTCGCTGCCCAAAGCGGAGCACGAGGCGCAGTCCCAGCGGGGCTCCCCTCCGCCAGGCACCCCCGTGAAAGCTCCCCGCTCTGCAGAACGGGTCGCGGGCAGCCCAGCCCTACCCAGAGGGCGGCTCCCTGTGGCAAGGACTCAGTTACGGTTATCCACCACTTGCTTTAGGCTTGCTTTGACAGCTTCAAAAGGGTGACAAAAACCTCTCCCCTGTGCCCGCCTCGCGCGGCAGCCCGCAGAGCCCAGCCCGCGCCTCTTTGCGGGCGGACCCGACCCACCTCTTGcgctgctccagctcccagtCGAGGCGGGCGAGGGTCTGCTGGTGGGGCTCGGTCAGGGTGATGTCCGGCCGGCTGATTTCGGTGGGGGCCTCGCTGTAGAACTCCTCCAGGCTGACCAGCTCGATCTCCTCGTGCTTTGACCTGCAACCACGCAGGGACCGGGGTGAGGGAAGGCGGGGTGGCAAACGCACAGCCCCTCCTTGCCCCCCCCGGCCAAGCTCACTTGAACTCCAGGCACTTGGTGATCTCTTTCTGCAGGTGCATCACCTCGTAGAGCAGGTTCTGGAGCTGCAGGTGATAGGCGTCCACCTTCTGCTTCGCCTGAAACACGGACGCGGCCGGTGACCACAACAGATGCGGAGCCGTGAGGACGCCCTCCCCAGAGACCCCGAGCACACGGAAGCGCTCGGCGGGGTGAGCGGGGACGGGCTTTTACCCCACAAAAGTCACCGATACCCGCGCACCCCCTGGCACCGCCCAGGGATGACGGCTTTGGGGGTATGCAACcgtttaggggaaaaaatgacgTTTTCAGGACTGGGGAAGCAAACGCTCATCACCTCAAACCGATCCCGTTCCCTTTCAGAGACACAGCGTGTTCTGGGAATGAGaccagggcagagctgcctgggcaCGCGGGCCTGGTCTGTCCCAGTGCCTGTTTCCCCAGCAACACGCTGAAAATAAACGCTGCTGTACCGTGAAAACCTCTTTGAGGTGTCTGGGTGAAAGCTCTGGAGCCCGTAATTCACATCTCTCAGGCCCGCAGCACACCGGGCTCCTGAGGCAGAGCTTCCCACCTCACCACCACAGACAGGAGCCGTCCCTCCTTCGTAATCCGTCACGATTACGTCCTCCGCGTCGCCGCTGAGCCTCCAGGCAGACCTCCAGCACAGGGAGCACCGCCCGGCGGGGCCTCGTCCTGCCCACCCGCGCATGCCGCAGCCCGCCCAGAGCCCGCGTCCCAggccggccgcccccggccccgtacCTCGTGGGTCTGGTCTCGCCCCTTCTTCAGGCGGATGTGCGCCAGCCGGTTGAGCTTCTTCAGGGTCATGAAGTGCACGCAGCTCTGCATGCGCCGCTCGTCTATCTCGGAGGCCTgcgggcaggaggcagctgcgggaggcggcggggaagCCCCGGCCGCAGAGCCCCTGAGCTCTGCGGAGCCGCGGCAGCGTTACCGGGCCTCCCGCTGCCCGCGCCCCAGGCTCCCAGCACCACAGGGGGCTCAGCGCCGTCCCTGAGAGCCCCGGTCCGCCAGCGCGCTTCCCAGCGCAGCCCAACAGCACCTCGCGTATCAGTGACCCAGCCTGCGCAACGAGGGCTCGGCCAGAGACCCCACGCCCACAGCTAGGTCGTGCTTTATTTTATTCGCGACAGACCGTTTCGTTTCCCTAATCCCCCCCGGCACAGAGCACGGCTCATGGCGCTCCCCGTGTAAGGGAAAACGCCCAAGAGCAGCGCGCGTTCAGCCCGGCGCCGGGGCTTTCCTTACGTTGTCCTTGATGCCCCTGCTCTTCAGCTCCTGGATCTCCGCCATGagcctctgcagctcctggcaggtCTCCTTGTACAGC is part of the Anser cygnoides isolate HZ-2024a breed goose chromosome 17, Taihu_goose_T2T_genome, whole genome shotgun sequence genome and harbors:
- the THOC5 gene encoding THO complex subunit 5 homolog isoform X1, producing MSSEAGKKRKPKVIRTDGAPPEGKRGKAEGEQDARYYSEECEVELRDPIRDYELYKETCQELQRLMAEIQELKSRGIKDNASEIDERRMQSCVHFMTLKKLNRLAHIRLKKGRDQTHEAKQKVDAYHLQLQNLLYEVMHLQKEITKCLEFKSKHEEIELVSLEEFYSEAPTEISRPDITLTEPHQQTLARLDWELEQRKRLAERYKECLTIKEKILKEIEVKKEYLSSLQPRLNSIMQASLPVQEYLFMPFDQAHKQYETARHLPPPLYVLFVQASAYGQACDKKLVVAIEGSVEEAKALYKPPEDSQDDESDSDVEEEQTTKRRRPTLGVQLDDKRKEMLKRHPLSVTVDLKCKDENVLHLTFYYLMNLNVMTVKTKVTTAVEMTTAVSAGDLLSPDSLLSCLYPGDHGKKTPNPANQFQFDKVGILTLSDYVSELGHPYVWVQKLGGLHFPKDQPQHTVTADNSLSASHMELTVKLLRTRLQSRLALHKQFASLEHGVVPVSSECQHLFPTKIVSRLVKWTAIPFEDYAELPYTKDVLEAGLAEDTHLYYMALIERGTAKLQAAVVLNPGYSALPPIFSLCLNWKGERTGNNDDNIRAMESEVNVCYKELWGPKPGYQLLTNQLQRLCMVLDVYLETEPHDTSVEGPKEFPQEKMCLRLVRGPMRLKPFKFNYPQGFFSHR
- the THOC5 gene encoding THO complex subunit 5 homolog isoform X2, producing the protein MAEIQELKSRGIKDNASEIDERRMQSCVHFMTLKKLNRLAHIRLKKGRDQTHEAKQKVDAYHLQLQNLLYEVMHLQKEITKCLEFKSKHEEIELVSLEEFYSEAPTEISRPDITLTEPHQQTLARLDWELEQRKRLAERYKECLTIKEKILKEIEVKKEYLSSLQPRLNSIMQASLPVQEYLFMPFDQAHKQYETARHLPPPLYVLFVQASAYGQACDKKLVVAIEGSVEEAKALYKPPEDSQDDESDSDVEEEQTTKRRRPTLGVQLDDKRKEMLKRHPLSVTVDLKCKDENVLHLTFYYLMNLNVMTVKTKVTTAVEMTTAVSAGDLLSPDSLLSCLYPGDHGKKTPNPANQFQFDKVGILTLSDYVSELGHPYVWVQKLGGLHFPKDQPQHTVTADNSLSASHMELTVKLLRTRLQSRLALHKQFASLEHGVVPVSSECQHLFPTKIVSRLVKWTAIPFEDYAELPYTKDVLEAGLAEDTHLYYMALIERGTAKLQAAVVLNPGYSALPPIFSLCLNWKGERTGNNDDNIRAMESEVNVCYKELWGPKPGYQLLTNQLQRLCMVLDVYLETEPHDTSVEGPKEFPQEKMCLRLVRGPMRLKPFKFNYPQGFFSHR